From the genome of Drosophila melanogaster chromosome 2L, one region includes:
- the Bcs1 gene encoding Bcs1 chaperone, isoform B, translating into MTLPDLVAGLSSNPYFGAGFGLFGVGAAAAILRKGLQGGVILFRRHCMITLEVPCRDKSYQWLLKWITIRGARKTQHLSVETNFVQNDNGTIKTSYDFIPSIGKHLFQYKGNWIQVERTREQQTLDLHMGVPWETVTLTAFGNNKGIYFDILEEARQLALEATEGKTVLYTAMGAEWRPFGHPRRRRPTGSVVLDRGTSQRIIADCQDFIKSSLWYTQRGIPYRRGYLLYGPPGCGKSSFITALAGELEYSVCLLNLSERGLTDDRLNHLLNVAPEQSIILLEDIDAAFVSREATPQQKSAFDGLNRITFSGLLNCLDGVGSTEARIVFMTTNYIDRLDPALVRPGRIDLKEYIGYCTQYQLEEMFKNFFASSDTTKAEEFGKRVNSFGRSASPAQIQGFFMKHKLSSPQTVIDSCEDIWENVLDHNKKIN; encoded by the coding sequence ATGACTTTGCCCGATCTTGTAGCTGGACTTTCGTCAAATCCCTACTTTGGTGCCGGTTTTGGACTATTTGGTGTGGGCGCCGCTGCTGCCATATTGCGCAAGGGCCTCCAGGGCGGAGTGATACTGTTCCGGCGGCACTGCATGATTACCCTGGAGGTGCCGTGTCGGGACAAATCCTATCAGTGGCTGTTAAAATGGATTACGATCAGAGGAGCGCGAAAAACGCAACACTTGAGCGTGGAGACAAACTTTGTGCAGAACGACAATGGCACAATCAAAACCAGCTATGACTTCATACCCAGCATAGGCAAGCATCTGTTCCAGTACAAGGGCAATTGGATTCAGGTGGAGCGGACCAGGGAACAACAGACATTGGACCTTCACATGGGTGTTCCTTGGGAGACAGTGACGCTTACAGCGTTTGGTAACAATAAAGGTATATATTTCGATATCCTCGAAGAGGCTAGGCAGCTGGCTCTGGAGGCCACAGAGGGCAAAACCGTGCTGTACACAGCGATGGGTGCGGAATGGAGACCCTTCGGACATCCGCGCAGAAGGCGTCCCACTGGATCGGTGGTGCTGGATCGCGGAACTTCGCAGCGAATCATTGCCGACTGCCAGGACTTCATTAAGAGCTCTCTGTGGTATACGCAACGTGGAATCCCCTACCGAAGAGGCTACCTTCTGTACGGGCCACCTGGTTGTGGCAAGTCTAGCTTTATAACCGCCCTGGCGGGCGAACTGGAGTACAGTGTCTGCCTGCTAAACCTATCCGAAAGAGGCCTCACCGATGATCGACTCAATCATCTCCTGAATGTTGCGCCAGAGCAGAGTATCATTCTGCTGGAGGACATCGACGCAGCATTCGTCTCGCGCGAAGCTACTCCGCAGCAGAAATCCGCCTTTGACGGTCTCAACAGGATAACGTTCAGTGGACTCCTAAATTGCTTGGACGGTGTGGGCTCCACGGAGGCCAGAATTGTCTTCATGACAACAAACTACATTGACCGCCTCGATCCCGCCTTAGTTCGTCCTGGTAGAATCGATTTAAAGGAATACATTGGCTATTGTACGCAATATCAGTTGGAGGAGATGTTCAAGAACTTCTTCGCCAGCAGTGACACCACAAAAGCCGAGGAGTTCGGAAAACGAGTGAATTCCTTTGGACGCTCCGCTAGTCCGGCGCAAATTCAAGGCTTTTTCATGAAGCACAAACTGTCCTCGCCGCAAACTGTTATTGATTCTTGTGAAGATATCTGGGAAAATGTTTTAGATCATAATAAAAAGATTAATTGA
- the mthl15 gene encoding methuselah-like 15, isoform C, whose protein sequence is MNIGLSLVCLILSGISKVLAVQLCCAANSLLFKYRRTVDNAEIYQCASAASNISELPDLAQVIGKLIPPMGLGLEKAINDSGHSQFALSKCQNFSSLSISDLGERTLNLRNNSCIGLLNRRLIVLSCEFEKNVPSQSVGFVNKCCPQGFIYVSENNTCKPGESDFFVYTSIISSPIIFFDNTLNCSDHRALVEYTLSSGKVHFHNNSLIWKDGTNSLPSSKFCIEAIHDSDDADLDRGALPEQKFLVRACQEMKICQKIPCIRRCCAEGEMYAKGNFSTYCKIDGTDFKFEGFQNLNINANFSKPSDFGIVHGLQCPKFRLDPDNFPDDSHTINPSNGSLIIHNTFKTYTNTQYCVERVRPNQKLYTFLCFDNKVVTGDRIRFKMYPIGLLISCCFYALTLIVYISIAKLRNLPGKILICLVSSLFAAYLGIALGQLRPTSNDDICFLSGFFVYFCLMAAFSWMNITSFDIWKTFGSTKLKSCEKSDLRRQFIWYSCYGWGLPTLLTGITIAFTKSDILPDAVRPNFGHGRCWFTYDSFGSASLLFFSGPVGILFIINLVLFVLTMKYCNKVKNEIYKMQSLNSDKPVLKRRFFQDKTRFVMNTKLCFVMGITWLLEIVSILFYDHKKTFFWTISDSFNVLLGIFVFIIFVFKRRIYNEIMFKFGLQSNPSTASTRTRAGVTKSYAPTSTAMTTLRHSPGSCEFKRQTSTRPENEVML, encoded by the exons ATGAACATCGGACTAAGTTTAGTGTGCCTGATTTTAAGTGGCATTTCAAAAGTGCTCGCCGTTCAGTTATGCTGTGCCGCGAATTCGTTACTATTCAAATATCGCCGCACTGTGGACAATGCGGAAATATACCAGTGCGCTTCCGCCGCAAGCAACATCAGTGAACTTCCGGATCTTGCCCAAGTGATAGGCAAATTGATACCACCAATGGGCCTTGGATTAGAAAAGGCTATCAATGACTCAGGCCACAGCCAATTCGCACTATCAAAGTGCCAGAACTTTAGCAGTCTGAGTATAAGTGATTTAGGTGAACGCACCTTGAATTTGCGAAATAACTCATGCATTGGACTATTAAACAGACGTCTCATCGTTTTATCTTGTGAATTCGAAAAGAATGTGCCGTCTCAAAGTGTTGGATTTGTAAACAAGTGCTGCCCACAGGGATTTATTTACGTTTCCGAAAATAATACATGCAAACCGGGCGAAAGCGATTTCTTTGTTTATACTTCCATCATCAGCAGtccaattatattttttgataacaCCCTAAACTGTTCCGACCACAGAGCACTCGTGGAATATACGTTGTCCTCCGGAAAAGTGCACTTTCATAATAATTCGTTGATTTGGAAAGATGGAACCAACAGTTTGCCCAGCTCCAAGTTTTGCATCGAAGCTATTCACGACTCCGACGATGCGGATTTGGATAGAGGTGCATTACCGGAACAGAAGTTTCTGGTGCGTGCTTGTCAggaaatgaaaatttgccaaaaaataccCTGTATTCGTCGTTGTTGTGCCGAAGGTGAAATGTATGCAAAAGGAAATTTCAGTACCTATTGCAAGATCGATGGAACCGATTTCAAATTTGAGGGTTTTCAGAACCTAAATATCAACGCAAACTTCTCAAAGCCCTCAG ATTTCGGTATTGTTCACGGCTTGCAGTGCCCAAAGTTTCGCTTGGATCCTGATAATTTTCCAGACGATTCGCATACGATAAATCCGTCCAATGGCTCGCTTATCATTCATAACACATTCAAAACCTATACGAATACTCAGTACTGCGTGGAACGGGTCAGACCCAATCAAAAG CTGTATACATTTTTGTGCTTTGATAATAAGGTGGTGACCGGCGACAGGATTCGCTTCAAGATGTATCCCATTGGCCTGCTCATATCCTGCTGCTTCTATGCACTCACACTGATTGTCTACATTTCAATTGCCAAATTGAGAAACCTGCCCGGCAAAATCCTAATTTGCCTCGTTAGCAGCTTGTTTGCGGCATATCTTGGAATCGCGCTGGGCCAATTGCGACCCACATCGAATGACGACATCTGTTTTCTTTCTG GTTTTTTCGTGTACTTCTGTTTAATGGCTGCCTTTTCTTGGATGAACATTACTTCCTTTGACATATGGAAAACATTTGG ATCAACAAAGCTTAAAAGCTGCGAAAAGAGCGACCTGAGAAGGCAGTTTATTTGGTATTCGTGTTATGGCTGGGGGCTACCAACATTGCTAACTGGAATAACCATAGCTTTTACGAAATCTGACATTTTACCGGATGCGGTGCGTCCAAATTTTGGACATGGTCGTTGCTGGTTTACGT ATGATTCTTTTGGTTCAGCCAGCTTATTGTTCTTTTCGGGTCCAGTTGGCATACTTTTCATTATAAACTTAGTTCTATTCGTGCTCACAATGAAGTATTGCAACaaagtaaaaaatgaaatatacaaaatgcAGAGCTTGAACAGCGACAAGCCAGTTTTGAAAAGGCGATTCTTTCAGGACAAAACCAGATTCGTTATGAACACGAAACTGTGTTTCGTAATGGGCATCACATGGCTGTTGGAAATAGTTagcattttgttttatgatcACAAGAAAACGTTCTTTTGGACCATCAGCGATTCGTTTAATGTGCTACTTGGAATCTTTGTCTTCATTATATTTGTGTTTAAGCGCAGAATTTATAACGAAATTATGTTTAAGTTTG GTCTGCAATCAAATCCGAGCACTGCATCGACTAGAACCCGCGCTGGCGTGACCAAATCCTATGCTCCAACCAGCACCGCGATGACCACTCTTCGACATTCTCCTGGCAGCTGTGAGTTTAAGCGCCAAACGTCGACGAGACCCGAAAACGAAGTTATGCTTTAG
- the eEF1delta gene encoding eukaryotic translation elongation factor 1 delta, isoform B, translating to MKVEALDKFWADKSRYDLAEKRFYEGPQKVTDRSHYSPLVSEIAKAREHIQNSLEKIDGVTLDDGLNSELAKRLAQLEGEHKELKTQVSLLNELLTATVKRLETQLKLTNGVSKEPEVEAKKPEANDDDDDVDLFGSDSEEEDGEAARIREERLAAYAAKKAKKVQIIAKSNIILDVKPWDDETDLKVMETEIRKITQDGLLWGASKFVPVAFGIQKLSISCVVEDDKVSIDWLTEEIEKLEDFVQSVDIAAFNKI from the exons ATGAAAGTAGAGGCATTGGACAAATTCTGGGCTGACAAGAGCCGCTACGATCTTGCCGAGAAGCGATTCTACGAGGGTCCCCAGAAG GTAACTGATCGCAGCCACTACAGCCCATTAGTAAGCGAAATCGCAAAGGCTAGGGAACACATACAGAACTCGCTGGAAAAG ATCGATGGCGTTACTCTGGACGATGGCTTAAATTCCGAGCTGGCCAAGCGTCTGGCCCAATTGGAGGGTGAACACAAGGAGTTGAAGACCCAGGTTTCCTTGTTGAACGAACTTTTGACTGCCACAGTGAAGCGCTTGGAAACTCAGCTGAAATTGACGAATGGAGTGTCGAAAGAGCCCGAGGTCGAAGCGAAAAAACCAGAAGCgaacgacgacgatgacgatgtgGATCTATTTGGATCGGAcagcgaggaggaggatggAGAGGCCGCCCGCATAAGGGAGGAAAGGCTGGCAGCCTATGCTGCCAAGAAGGCCAAGAAAGTTCAAATTATTGCCAAGTCGAACATCATTCTGGATGTTAAGCCGTGGGACGATGAGACCGATCTGAAGGTTATGGAGACGGAAATCCGCAAAATCACCCAGGACGGTCTACTGTGGGGAGCTTCCAAATTCGTGCCAGTTGCCTTTGGCATTCAGAAACTGAGCATTTCATGCGTGGTTGAGGATGATAAGGTTTCCATCGATTGGCTGACTGAGGAGATCGAGAAACTGGAAGACTTTGTCCAAAGTGTTGACATCGCTGCGTTCAACAAAATCTAA
- the ova gene encoding ovaries absent, isoform A, giving the protein MDEKDKAQHNMISNLPLLFANGYPTSLEKITESQLENFIPFMVQCSLGHINLPKKIDCSEPEWWPESAPFEIPLKKPKAFVGNWMEKMKEIVVICYQFHKSLFLLRFCNDLAAYEHASLRFINNYNSTTSLYDRRNNKLLVTFRNENMSYDRQQKNRKCLLLQKNNSSISENVQHMMVEPPPFDIYLCDNCDAELYSKEAILEHENICCMEDDVILCDSPEPDNKSDGKNEDIEQRNAFLLNFKLQPKFSDNSLSKEKQKTYSFSEETSTETSNRKRRLPSRRNRTVHSFSRCSFIPISSPAGQQLLKSTKQTISMDYIAERQERLERFCYTPLINKSNTKQKYFEKKTNTTVHCTFKKSHEHNYHIYSFPRRQFVKRRDTTENFLFLNSPLIKQCRPISVRLKKISEHVMEEQNHTANTKLNIRLTRHNSLNSHWRISPTKEVVVDTIDLCSSDDDEQQEPAIGSPKRLGSDALTVIKLTHNNRNLYSSRVVEPSKCAPEPESVIVDNSVKPLQQSLYIYSNYKANSVISRCTVDSIANHSLVGSLSTSNTFADSEGHRKEYNQENCNFSKNLVALTDWYAHSANSKKSTTNQTTESSTFDAISAAPPFNGTGRIISIDLTS; this is encoded by the exons ATGGATGAAAAAGATAAAGCTCAACACAACATGATATCCAACCTACCACTTTTGTTTGCGAACGGATATCCAACATCCCTAGAAAAAATTACGGAGTCCCAGTTAGAAAATTTTATTCCCTTCATGGTGCAATGCTCTTTAGGACACATAAACTTACCAAAGAAAATAGATTGCAGTGAACCAGAATGGTGGCCCGAAAGCGCTCCTTTCGAGATTCCGCTCAAAAAGCcgaaagcatttgttggg AATTGGAtggaaaaaatgaaagaaattgTGGTTATATGCTATCAATTTCACAAAAGCTTATTTCTATTAAGATTTTGTAATGATTTAGCTGCGTATGAACACGCGAGCTTAAGATTCATAAACAATTATAACTCAACAACTTCATTGTATGACAGGAGAAACAACAAACTGTTGGTTACATTTCGAAATGAAAACATG TCATATGATAGACAACAAAAGAACAGAAAGTGCTTGTTGCTGCAAAAGAACAACAGTTCCATTAGCGAAAACGTACAGCATATGATGGTTGAGCCACCACCTTTTGATATCTACCTATGTGACAACTGTGATGCCGAACTTTATTCTAAAGAAGCTATACTC GAACACGAAAACATTTGTTGCATGGAGGATGACGTTATACTTTGTGATTCCCCTGAGCCAGATAACAAAAGTGATGGGAAAAACGAAGATATCGAACAGCGCAACGCCTTTCTCTTAAACTTTAAACTGCAACCCAAATTCTCCGATAATAGTTTATCTAAAGAGAAACAGAAAACATATTCATTCAGCGAAGAAACATCAACGGAAACATCAAACAGAAAGAGGCGTTTACCATCGCGGAGAAATCGAACAGTTCATTCGTTTAGTAGGTGTTCGTTTATCCCAATATCATCACCTGCAGGACAGCAATTGTTAAAATcgacaaaacaaacaatatcAATGGATTATATTGCGGAAAGACAGGAACGCCTGGAACGCTTTTGTTACACTCCATTGAtcaataaatcaaataccaaGCAAAagtattttgaaaaaaaaacaaacactaCAGTGCATTGTACATTTAAAAAGTCACATGAACACAATTATCACATATATTCCTTTCCGCGGCGTCAATTTGTTAAACGCAGGGACACTACTGagaactttttgtttttgaactcTCCGCTGATTAAACAATGCCGTCCAATATCAGTCAGATTGAAAAAAATATCCGAACACGTAATGGAAGAGCAAAATCACACTGCAAATACAAAACTCAATATAAGACTAACGCGCCACAATTCGCTCAACTCACACTGGAGAATTTCACCCACAAAGGAAGTTGTTGTTGATACAATTGACTTATGCTCCTCGGACGACGATGAGCAACAAGAGCCAGCAATAGGCTCGCCCAAAAGACTTGGCTCGGATGCACTGACTGTAATAAAACTTACACATAACAACAGAAATTTGTACAGTAGCCGCGTCGTCGAGCCAAGTAAATGTGCTCCAGAGCCAGAATCAGTAATAGTTGATAATTCGGTTAAGCCCCTACAGCaatctttatatatttattcaaactATAAGGCTAATTCAGTAATTAGTCGCTGTACCGTAGACTCGATAGCCAATCATTCACTGGTTGGTTCCCTGAGTACATCGAATACTTTTGCTGATTCTGAGGGACACAGAAAGGAATACAATCAGGAAAACTGCAATTTTTCTAAGAACTTGGTCGCACTCACAGACTGGTACGCTCATTCGGCTAATTCGAAAAAAAGCACTACAAATCAGACTACTGAGAGTAGTACGTTTGATGCGATTTCCGCGGCTCCGCCTTTCAATGGCACTGGGCGTATAATTTCCATTGATTTAACTTCTTAG
- the mthl15 gene encoding methuselah-like 15, isoform D, with the protein MNIGLSLVCLILSGISKVLAVQLCCAANSLLFKYRRTVDNAEIYQCASAASNISELPDLAQVIGKLIPPMGLGLEKAINDSGHSQFALSKCQNFSSLSISDLGERTLNLRNNSCIGLLNRRLIVLSCEFEKNVPSQSVGFVNKCCPQGFIYVSENNTCKPGESDFFVYTSIISSPIIFFDNTLNCSDHRALVEYTLSSGKVHFHNNSLIWKDGTNSLPSSKFCIEAIHDSDDADLDRGALPEQKFLVRACQEMKICQKIPCIRRCCAEGEMYAKGNFSTYCKIDGTDFKFEGFQNLNINANFSKPSDFGIVHGLQCPKFRLDPDNFPDDSHTINPSNGSLIIHNTFKTYTNTQYCVERVRPNQKSSCIHFCALIIRW; encoded by the exons ATGAACATCGGACTAAGTTTAGTGTGCCTGATTTTAAGTGGCATTTCAAAAGTGCTCGCCGTTCAGTTATGCTGTGCCGCGAATTCGTTACTATTCAAATATCGCCGCACTGTGGACAATGCGGAAATATACCAGTGCGCTTCCGCCGCAAGCAACATCAGTGAACTTCCGGATCTTGCCCAAGTGATAGGCAAATTGATACCACCAATGGGCCTTGGATTAGAAAAGGCTATCAATGACTCAGGCCACAGCCAATTCGCACTATCAAAGTGCCAGAACTTTAGCAGTCTGAGTATAAGTGATTTAGGTGAACGCACCTTGAATTTGCGAAATAACTCATGCATTGGACTATTAAACAGACGTCTCATCGTTTTATCTTGTGAATTCGAAAAGAATGTGCCGTCTCAAAGTGTTGGATTTGTAAACAAGTGCTGCCCACAGGGATTTATTTACGTTTCCGAAAATAATACATGCAAACCGGGCGAAAGCGATTTCTTTGTTTATACTTCCATCATCAGCAGtccaattatattttttgataacaCCCTAAACTGTTCCGACCACAGAGCACTCGTGGAATATACGTTGTCCTCCGGAAAAGTGCACTTTCATAATAATTCGTTGATTTGGAAAGATGGAACCAACAGTTTGCCCAGCTCCAAGTTTTGCATCGAAGCTATTCACGACTCCGACGATGCGGATTTGGATAGAGGTGCATTACCGGAACAGAAGTTTCTGGTGCGTGCTTGTCAggaaatgaaaatttgccaaaaaataccCTGTATTCGTCGTTGTTGTGCCGAAGGTGAAATGTATGCAAAAGGAAATTTCAGTACCTATTGCAAGATCGATGGAACCGATTTCAAATTTGAGGGTTTTCAGAACCTAAATATCAACGCAAACTTCTCAAAGCCCTCAG ATTTCGGTATTGTTCACGGCTTGCAGTGCCCAAAGTTTCGCTTGGATCCTGATAATTTTCCAGACGATTCGCATACGATAAATCCGTCCAATGGCTCGCTTATCATTCATAACACATTCAAAACCTATACGAATACTCAGTACTGCGTGGAACGGGTCAGACCCAATCAAAAG AGCAGCTGTATACATTTTTGTGCTTTGATAATAAGGTGGTGA
- the eEF1delta gene encoding eukaryotic translation elongation factor 1 delta, isoform A codes for MKVEALDKFWADKSRYDLAEKRFYEGPQKIDGVTLDDGLNSELAKRLAQLEGEHKELKTQVSLLNELLTATVKRLETQLKLTNGVSKEPEVEAKKPEANDDDDDVDLFGSDSEEEDGEAARIREERLAAYAAKKAKKVQIIAKSNIILDVKPWDDETDLKVMETEIRKITQDGLLWGASKFVPVAFGIQKLSISCVVEDDKVSIDWLTEEIEKLEDFVQSVDIAAFNKI; via the exons ATGAAAGTAGAGGCATTGGACAAATTCTGGGCTGACAAGAGCCGCTACGATCTTGCCGAGAAGCGATTCTACGAGGGTCCCCAGAAG ATCGATGGCGTTACTCTGGACGATGGCTTAAATTCCGAGCTGGCCAAGCGTCTGGCCCAATTGGAGGGTGAACACAAGGAGTTGAAGACCCAGGTTTCCTTGTTGAACGAACTTTTGACTGCCACAGTGAAGCGCTTGGAAACTCAGCTGAAATTGACGAATGGAGTGTCGAAAGAGCCCGAGGTCGAAGCGAAAAAACCAGAAGCgaacgacgacgatgacgatgtgGATCTATTTGGATCGGAcagcgaggaggaggatggAGAGGCCGCCCGCATAAGGGAGGAAAGGCTGGCAGCCTATGCTGCCAAGAAGGCCAAGAAAGTTCAAATTATTGCCAAGTCGAACATCATTCTGGATGTTAAGCCGTGGGACGATGAGACCGATCTGAAGGTTATGGAGACGGAAATCCGCAAAATCACCCAGGACGGTCTACTGTGGGGAGCTTCCAAATTCGTGCCAGTTGCCTTTGGCATTCAGAAACTGAGCATTTCATGCGTGGTTGAGGATGATAAGGTTTCCATCGATTGGCTGACTGAGGAGATCGAGAAACTGGAAGACTTTGTCCAAAGTGTTGACATCGCTGCGTTCAACAAAATCTAA
- the Prosalpha6 gene encoding proteasome alpha6 subunit, isoform B: MFRNQYDSDVTVWSPQGRLHQVEYAMEAVKLGTATVGLKNKDYAVLVALCKPTSELSDTQRKIIPIDDHLGISIAGLTADARVLSRYLRSECLNYKHSYDTTYPVSRLITNLGNKMQTTTQRYDRRPYGVGLLVAGYDERGPHIYQVTPSATFFNCKANSIGSRSQSARTYLEKNLNKFLDSSKDEIIRHGIRAILGTLPTDEQGKDAGQYDITVAIVGKDQPFTILSNKDSAKHVAIAKENDNDTPRNDDDDDRPSPPEEPAAGPRDPEVLVATEQRP, translated from the exons ATG TTTCGCAACCAGTACGATAGCGATGTTACTGTGTGGAGTCCGCAGGGACGTCTCCACCAGGTGGAGTACGCAATGGAGGCCGTGAAACTTGGCACCGCAACCGTGGGCCTGAAAAATAAAGATTACGCTGTACTTGTCGCCCTGTGTAAGCCGACATCGGAGCTATCGGATACCCAGCGCAAGATCATCCCAATCGACGATCACCTGGGCATTTCCATTGCTGGCCTCACGGCTGATGCCCGCGTCCTTAGCCGGTACTTGCGCTCCGAGTGCCTGAACTACAAGCACTCGTACGATACAACCTATCCAGTCTCGCGTCTGATCACTAACCTGGGCAACAAGATGCAGACGACCACTCAGCGCTACGATCGCCGTCCGTATGGAGTGGGCCTTTTGGTCGCCGGCTACGATGAGAGGGGTCCGCACATCTATCAGGTCACGCCATCGGCGACCTTTTTCAATTGCAAGGCCAATTCGATCGGATCGCGTTCACAGAGTGCACGCACCTATCTGGAGAAGAATTTGAACAAGTTCTTGGACAGTTCCAAAGATGAAATCATCCGTCACGGAATTCGCGCTATACTCGGTACCCTGCCTACGGATGAGCAAGGCAAAGATGCCGGTCAGTAT GACATCACTGTGGCCATCGTCGGCAAAGACCAGCCATTCACAATTCTCTCTAATAAAGACAGCGCCAAGCATGTGGCGATTGCCAAAGAGAATGACAATGATACGCCCAGGaacgacgatgacgatgatcgCCCATCCCCCCCAGAGGAACCAGCAGCCGGACCACGCGACCCAGAAGTCCTGGTTGCAACCGAGCAGCGTCCATAG
- the CG5708 gene encoding uncharacterized protein, isoform C: MNATFHSYRDILAAHHQDSSSPENFAPIVIDYRNSNHTKDTVETNSNISSSQLSFMDESSNDFNNQQLIHSNSLIKVCGGCGDKISDRYLLYALDRYWHNGCLKCHCCGAMLAEVGSSCFTRRGLILCKKDYSSMFGCSGVCSGCGETIPPSELVAKALTGINNIDLQNQQKQIINCVFHLRCFSCAKCGSSLRPGDRYTMLGASLVCEQDWHKLLKGPANSNGTLGQRKGKVGRPRRSKD; the protein is encoded by the exons ATGAATGCAACGTTCCATTCATACAGAGACATACTAGCGGCACATCACCAAGACTCATCTAGTCCTGAGAACTTCGCCCCCATAGTAATTGACTATAGAAACTCAAACCACACAAAGGACACTGTGGAGACCAACTCGAATATCTCATCGTCTCAGCTATCGTTCATGGACGAATCTTCAAACGATTTCAATAATCAGCAGTTAATTCATTCCAACTCCCTTATTAAAGTGTGTGGTGGTTGTGGAG ATAAAATAAGTGATAGATATCTTTTATACGCTTTGGACAGATACTGGCACAATGGCTGCCTTAAATGTCACTGCTGTGGAGCTATGCTAGCAGAAGTGGGTTCCAGCTGTTTTACGAGGCGAGGCCTGATTCTTTGCAAAAAGGACTATTCCAG CATGTTCGGGTGCTCCGGAGTTTGTTCTGGCTGCGGAGAAACTATACCGCCAAGTGAACTGGTAGCGAAAGCACTTACTggaataaataatatcgatttacaaaatcaacaaaaacaaataattaattgcGTATTTCATCTAAGGTGCTTTAGTTGTGCTAAGTGTGGATCCAGTCTGCGTCCTGGTGATAG gTATACTATGTTAGGAGCTAGCTTGGTGTGTGAACAAGATTGGCACAAATTACTTAAGGGCCCCGCCAACTCGAATGGAACGCTTGGacaaaggaaaggaaaggtcGGTAGGCCCAGAAGATCAAAGGACTAA